A region of Dioscorea cayenensis subsp. rotundata cultivar TDr96_F1 chromosome 5, TDr96_F1_v2_PseudoChromosome.rev07_lg8_w22 25.fasta, whole genome shotgun sequence DNA encodes the following proteins:
- the LOC120261865 gene encoding la-related protein 6B: MEQEAVDAAVEIPADPSPAPPNDPALTWSLSSSRLNARAPEFVPRSAPPMVKIHHHGPPPPPQAMIHVYHAPASSPPPFIAPVVNPGTFEYFVGGGFGGEQEVVQSAASADPDPPPSVRDGLSDEAVQKITKQVEYYFSDANLATTEHLMRFISKDPEGFVPMPVIASFKKIKALVHNNSLLADALRKSLKLVVSEDGKKVRRQQPITETDVEELQSRIVVAENLPEDHCYQSLMKIFSAVGSVKSIRTCYPQTSNGTSAPANRATKMDMLFGNRLHAFVEYETSEDAEKAVSELNDERNWRSGLRVRLLHRCMSKHGTVRGRKGGHEGDGNGEEEDVSTSNQAQEKQTDDLSLPSDTTTEHVGEEVNDKEDVVRRAKGRGRGGRGRGRGHHHNNHHHNNNKTGGHAIGTPPSSHPIQPEQPAIAKQPPGPRMPDGTRGFTIGRGKPVAPPTCG; encoded by the exons TCAGCGCCGCCGATGGTGAAGATTCATCATCATGGCCCGCCGCCGCCTCCTCAAGCGATGATCCATGTTTACCATGCTCCTGCGTCGAGTCCACCGCCGTTTATTGCGCCGGTGGTCAATCCTGGaacttttgaatattttgttggaGGGGGCTTTGGTGGTGAGCAGGAAGTGGTGCAGTCAGCGGCTTCGGCAGATCCAGATCCGCCTCCGTCGGTCAGAGATGGGCTTTCAGATGAGGCTGTTCAGAAGATCACTAAGCAG GTTGAATACTACTTCAGTGATGCAAATCTAGCGACAACTGAGCATTTGATGAGATTCATTAGTAAAGATCCAGAGGGATTTG TGCCAATGCCTGTTATTGCATCTTTTAAGAAGATAAAAGCTTTGGTTCATAACAATTCCCTACTTGCTGATGCGCTCCGTAAGTCATTAAAGCTG GTTGTTAGTGAAGATGGAAAGAAAGTAAGAAGGCAACAGCCAATTACTGAGACAGATGTGGAAGAATTACAG TCACGAATTGTTGTTGCTGAAAACCTACCTGAGGATCATTGTTATCAAAGCCTTATGAAGATTTTCTCTGCTGTAGGAAG TGTGAAGTCTATTCGTACTTGTTATCCTCAAACTTCAAATGGTACAAGTGCTCCAGCTAATAGAGCAACAAAGATGGATATGCTTTTTGGTAACAGG TTGCATGCTTTTGTGGAGTATGAGACTAGTGAGGATGCGGAAAAAGCT GTTTCTGAACTCAATGATGAAAGGAACTGGAGGAGTGGGCTCAGAGTTCGTCTGTTGCATAGATGCATG AGTAAGCACGGAACAGTTCGAGGAAGAAAAGGAGGGCATGAAGGTGATGGGAATGGTGAGGAGGAGGACGTTTCCACATCTAACCAGGCTCAGGAGAAACAGACTGATGATTTATCCCTGCCTTCTGATACTACAACAGAACATGTG GGtgaggaggttaatgataaggAGGACGTGGTTAGGCGGGCCAAGGGCCGTGGCAGGGGAGGAAGGGGGCGGGGACGGGGCCACCACCACAATAACCACCACCACAATAATAACAAGACCGGAGGCCACGCAATCGGCACTCCACCTTCAAGTCATCCAATCCAACCTGAGCAGCCGGCCATTGCCAAGCAACCTCCCGGGCCCCGAATGCCAGATGGTACTAGGGGATTTACCATCGGCCGTGGGAAGCCCGTCGCCCCTCCTACTTGCGGTTGA